The following nucleotide sequence is from bacterium.
CCTTGCTTCCTCCAATGTTTTCAATGATGGCAGTAATGGTTGTGGTTTCTCCCTCTAAGGGAACCTGGGGGTCAAAGAGGATTTCTGAAACAATAAGGTCAGGGGCTGCATCCTTGATTGCCCTTAAGCATAAGGCAGTGGTATAGGGGTCATCTTCAAAGCTTCCATTCTCTCTTTGGTTTTGAAGGATATAATCCAGCAAATCCTTTCTCATTATTGCTTGGTACATAAGGGCCTTTTCCCATAGGGTTTCTGGGGTTTGGGTTACAAGCCAATCTGATGCCTTATTGATTGGTTCTTCAAGGTAATAGTCTCTCCTGTATTGGTTTAAGGTAAGAATGGCAAGGGAGGTGAGATATACATTGCTTTCATCAAACCCAAATTCTCCATCTTCGTTCTGATTTGATATAAGATACCAGAGGGCAGATTCAATAATCGTGGCGTCAGAGTAGTTGGCAGATTTGAGGGCTTGTAGGGCAAGAATGGTATCCAATACATCACTTTCATATCCCAAACCTACCCCAAATCCACCATCTTCATTTTGGGACAAGGTAAGTGTGCCAATAAGGGCTGTTGTATCAGAGCCAGCATCAGCTAATGGTTTTATCTTTCTTGCAATAGCACGAGAGCTTGTAGTTGTCTCTCTTTCAATCCATTGAATGGCTTTAGAATATGCAATATTTGTAGTGCCAAGGTAACATAAAGTATCTGCTACCAAAGATGTATCCCTCAAACAAAGATTGGGATATTCTGTCTCTGTTCCCCAGGAGCCATTTGGGTTTTGGTTTAAAACCAACCATTCAACCCCTTTTTGAATAGCCAATTCTCCTTGACCTGCAAAGGCAACCTTTCCTTCAAGCAGAGTCGTTAAAAATATAGCCAAAGCTAATTTCTTTATCTTCATGGTTCTACTTCCTCCTGTAAAGCTAAGATGCGTTTGTTATTCATATCATTTGTTTAAAATAAGCATTTCCAATACCAAGGATTATAATTGAAGTTGAAGCACTAAGAATATCATATGTTTCATAGGTAAGAAAACAACACCTAACAATATCGATGATAATCGCAATTGACTGTAGACATAAACCCCACTTTCGCATTCTCCAATAACCAATAAATCCAGCAAAAATCAAAATAAGGGTCAA
It contains:
- a CDS encoding prenyltransferase/squalene oxidase repeat-containing protein — encoded protein: MKIKKLALAIFLTTLLEGKVAFAGQGELAIQKGVEWLVLNQNPNGSWGTETEYPNLCLRDTSLVADTLCYLGTTNIAYSKAIQWIERETTTSSRAIARKIKPLADAGSDTTALIGTLTLSQNEDGGFGVGLGYESDVLDTILALQALKSANYSDATIIESALWYLISNQNEDGEFGFDESNVYLTSLAILTLNQYRRDYYLEEPINKASDWLVTQTPETLWEKALMYQAIMRKDLLDYILQNQRENGSFEDDPYTTALCLRAIKDAAPDLIVSEILFDPQVPLEGETTTITAIIENIGGSK